From the genome of Triticum aestivum cultivar Chinese Spring chromosome 3B, IWGSC CS RefSeq v2.1, whole genome shotgun sequence, one region includes:
- the LOC123070109 gene encoding GDSL esterase/lipase At2g27360: MAFAAQAARLAASALVAGVVAAVVAMPVPAAGGVCFDRIFSFGDSLTDTGNFLLSVPDDFPDPARSLPYGQTFFGRPSGRYSDGRNLLDFFAEAFGMPFVPPYLGGGDFLNGANFAVGGATALNNSFFRELGVEPTWTPHSLDEQMQWFKRLLPSIASTESEHSDIMSKSLFLVGEVGGNDYNHLMVRGKSLAELRELVPQVVGAISLAITELIILGAKKFVVPGNFPIGCVPLYLAILPSEEKDYYNEEIGCIKWLNEFTEYHNRLLQEELEKLRNLHPDVSVIYADYYGATLNIYRAPLQFGFTVPLNSCCGSDAPHNCSLSVLCGNPGSFVCPDPSKYVSWDGLHFTEATYKVIIQGVLGSYAVPPLSEICRDGEYKVSQLHQCTDSNPTNTVTYDAMSSFI, from the exons ATGGCATTTGCGGCTCAGGCGGCGCGGCTCGCCGCCTCCgcactcgtcgccggcgtcgtggcggcggtggtggcgatgcCGGTGCCGGCGGCCGGAGGGGTGTGCTTCGACAGGATATTCAGCTTTGGGGACTCGCTCACGGACACGGGCAACTTCCTGCTCTCCGTGCCGGACGACTTCCCGGACCCCGCGCGGAGCCTCCCGTACGGCCAGACCTTCTTCGGCCGCCCCTCCGGCCGCTACTCCGACGGCCGCAACCTCCTCGATTTCTTCG CTGAAGCATTCGGGATGCCTTTCGTGCCACCCTACCTTGGCGGTGGTGACTTCCTGAATGGCGCCAATTTTGCGGTTGGCGGTGCGACTGCGCTCAACAACTCGTTCTTCCGAGAGCTTGGTGTGGAGCCTACATGGACGCCACACTCCCTTGATGAGCAAATGCAGTGGTTCAAAAGACTGCTTCCGTCCATTGCCTCCACAGAGTCTG AACACAGTGATATCATGTCAAAATCACTTTTCCTTGTTGGAGAGGTCGGCGGGAATGATTACAACCATCTAATGGTCAGGGGGAAATCTCTTGCTGAGCTACGCGAGCTTGTTCCTCAGGTTGTTGGTGCCATAAGCTTAGCTATCACG GAGCTTATAATTCTTGGCGCGAAGAAATTCGTTGTTCCTGGAAATTTCCCGATAGGGTGTGTCCCATTGTATCTCGCAATACTTCCAAGTGAAGAGAAGGATTACTATAATGAAGAAATAGGGTGCATTAAGTGGCTAAATGAATTTACCGAGTACCACAATCGTTTGCTCCAGGAGGAGCTAGAGAAACTTAGGAATCTTCACCCAGATGTATCTGTCATTTATGCTGATTATTATGGTGCTACACTGAACATATACCGTGCCCCACTGCAGTTTG GTTTCACTGTCCCATTGAACTCATGCTGCGGAAGCGATGCCCCACATAACTGTTCTCTGTCAGTACTATGTGGAAACCCTGGATCTTTCGTCTGCCCTGACCCATCGAAGTACGTCTCATGGGACGGTTTACACTTCACCGAAGCGACCTACAAAGTTATAATCCAAGGAGTGCTGGGGTCTTATGCTGTTCCTCCTCTTTCGGAAATATGTCGGGATGGAGAGTACAAAGTCTCCCAGCTTCATCAATGTACAGACAGCAATCCTACAAACACTGTAACATACGATGCTATGAGCTCTTTTATTTGA